A single Nissabacter sp. SGAir0207 DNA region contains:
- a CDS encoding aldose 1-epimerase family protein: MKKAFLAGMVAALVSGQAAAQSWVLTDAEQGVEQGNWQVSSEQLKLSGARFSLEQKVLHGGKQEGSKVLTLTSPDGLTIALSPSRGMDLLQVNGHGVRLGWDSPVNEVVNPAYINLESRNGLGWLEGFNEMMVRCGFEWTGHPVTKDGMIYTLHGKAGNTPASKVEVVVDDQAPHEIRIRGLLKENTFKKANLETWTELRYVPGSDSFTVHDVLTNHADYPHDYQIIYHSNFGTPILEKDARFIAPLKSVSPFNDYAKKGLEGWNTYSAPTKDFDEMVFNLVPKADSNGKTVAAVINSKGDKGAAIEFDTRQLPLLTLWKNTDTLKQGYVTGIEPGTNYAYPVTIEKEQGRVKQLQPGQSTEFVLTYSLLKDADAVQKVEARVKQIQGDERVAVDEKPIAVE, from the coding sequence ATGAAAAAGGCTTTTCTGGCAGGGATGGTAGCGGCATTGGTCAGCGGGCAGGCCGCGGCGCAGAGCTGGGTGCTGACGGATGCTGAACAGGGCGTGGAGCAGGGCAACTGGCAGGTAAGTAGCGAACAGCTGAAGCTGTCGGGCGCGCGCTTCAGCCTGGAGCAGAAAGTGCTGCATGGCGGTAAGCAGGAGGGCAGCAAGGTGCTGACCCTCACCAGCCCGGACGGCCTGACCATCGCCCTCAGCCCCTCGCGCGGCATGGATCTGTTGCAGGTCAACGGCCACGGCGTGCGCCTCGGCTGGGACTCCCCGGTCAATGAGGTGGTCAACCCGGCCTATATTAACCTTGAGAGCCGCAACGGCCTTGGCTGGCTGGAGGGGTTCAACGAGATGATGGTGCGCTGCGGCTTTGAGTGGACCGGCCACCCGGTAACCAAGGATGGCATGATCTACACGCTGCACGGCAAGGCGGGCAACACCCCGGCCTCAAAAGTTGAGGTGGTGGTGGACGATCAGGCACCCCATGAGATCCGCATCCGTGGCCTGCTGAAAGAGAACACCTTCAAAAAGGCCAATCTGGAGACCTGGACGGAGCTGCGCTATGTGCCGGGCAGTGACAGCTTCACGGTGCATGACGTGCTGACCAACCATGCGGACTACCCGCACGACTACCAGATCATCTACCACAGCAACTTTGGCACGCCGATTCTGGAGAAGGACGCGCGCTTTATCGCCCCGCTGAAATCCGTCTCGCCGTTCAATGATTATGCGAAAAAGGGGCTGGAGGGCTGGAACACCTACAGCGCGCCAACCAAGGACTTCGACGAGATGGTGTTCAATCTGGTGCCGAAGGCAGACAGCAACGGCAAGACGGTGGCCGCCGTGATCAACAGTAAAGGCGACAAAGGGGCGGCGATTGAGTTTGATACGCGCCAACTGCCGCTGCTGACGCTGTGGAAAAACACCGATACCCTGAAACAGGGCTACGTCACCGGCATTGAGCCGGGCACCAACTACGCCTACCCGGTGACCATTGAGAAGGAGCAGGGGCGCGTGAAGCAGTTGCAGCCGGGGCAGAGCACCGAATTTGTGCTGACCTACTCGCTGCTGAAAGACGCAGACGCGGTGCAGAAGGTGGAGGCGCGCGTGAAACAGATTCAGGGCGACGAGCGCGTGGCGGTGGATGAAAAACCGATCGCGGTCGAATAA
- a CDS encoding MerR family transcriptional regulator yields MTLYSTDTVCSVTGVLPTTLRRWRRAGLIAAPASKSGYTGSQLTRILTVQILTHAGDTLPEVHTLLTQPNAYRHSGWACREEELLTLLHQDDTQFDDRLWQMGLEYSSDAFVHHCLRPLNLWLRSDFHVGATCRLTRFHAAMVDHAGRMMNSAYRRKTVPLFLEAVSVTDATEIWLEAIRLTGQGFRVELSPDVSALPATALKEYEHHVMWCGAGISHTKHAHYQQRLEAGDMVMLSGPDTRLVS; encoded by the coding sequence ATGACACTTTATTCGACCGACACTGTATGCAGTGTTACGGGCGTATTGCCCACGACACTACGACGCTGGCGCCGCGCTGGCCTGATAGCCGCCCCTGCCAGCAAGAGCGGCTACACCGGCAGCCAGCTAACCCGTATCCTGACCGTGCAGATCCTGACCCACGCTGGCGACACCCTGCCAGAGGTGCACACCCTGCTGACACAGCCCAATGCCTACCGGCACAGTGGCTGGGCCTGCCGGGAAGAGGAGCTGCTCACGCTCTTGCATCAGGATGATACCCAATTTGATGACCGGCTATGGCAGATGGGCCTGGAGTACAGCAGTGATGCGTTCGTCCACCACTGCCTGCGGCCACTCAATCTCTGGCTGCGTAGCGACTTCCATGTTGGCGCAACCTGCCGACTGACACGCTTCCATGCCGCCATGGTTGACCACGCGGGCCGCATGATGAACAGCGCCTACCGCCGGAAAACCGTGCCGCTGTTTCTGGAGGCGGTGAGCGTCACGGATGCGACCGAGATCTGGCTGGAGGCGATCCGGCTGACCGGGCAGGGGTTCCGGGTGGAGCTGTCGCCAGACGTTTCCGCCTTGCCCGCGACGGCGCTCAAAGAGTATGAGCACCATGTGATGTGGTGCGGCGCGGGCATCAGCCACACCAAACATGCCCATTACCAGCAGCGGCTGGAAGCGGGTGACATGGTAATGCTCTCCGGCCCCGACACCCGTCTGGTCTCCTGA
- a CDS encoding UV damage endonuclease UvsE: MKLGFACKYLNSELKQLYPFKATTRTRFLSLDDEQRTALIYGLAKTNLTNLYLIFEQLASLPEAMRMMRIGSDLLPLYTVPEATQLYQTFLPDLHPLFTRCGEFAREKGIRLSFHPGQYSVMASDNPQVVDRALEDIEYHALCAVLMGYGQTFQDFKINIHMNGKKGFEGFKEAFARLSPEAQRMLTVENDEISCSLDDVLQAEALCPIVLDIHHHWVKEAEFITPDDPRIERVIASWRGVRPVLHYSISQEGIIPEQGLPDQASLGVPKTKLRAHSDYYFNKALNDWALSFEQFDIMCEVKMKNLARDRLYAYALFGKR, encoded by the coding sequence ATGAAATTAGGCTTTGCGTGTAAATACCTTAACTCAGAACTCAAGCAGCTTTATCCGTTTAAAGCCACCACCCGAACCCGCTTCCTTAGCCTGGATGACGAGCAGCGCACGGCGCTGATCTATGGGCTTGCCAAGACCAACCTCACCAACCTCTACCTGATCTTTGAGCAGCTCGCCTCGCTGCCAGAGGCGATGCGGATGATGCGTATTGGCAGTGACCTGCTGCCGCTCTACACCGTGCCGGAGGCGACGCAGCTCTACCAGACCTTCTTGCCGGATCTGCACCCGCTGTTCACCCGCTGCGGAGAGTTTGCGCGGGAGAAGGGCATCCGGCTCTCTTTCCACCCCGGCCAGTACTCGGTGATGGCCTCGGACAACCCGCAGGTGGTGGATCGGGCGCTGGAGGACATTGAGTACCACGCGCTGTGCGCGGTGCTGATGGGCTATGGCCAGACCTTTCAGGATTTCAAAATCAACATCCATATGAATGGCAAAAAGGGGTTTGAGGGGTTCAAGGAGGCGTTTGCCCGGCTCTCACCGGAGGCGCAGCGGATGCTGACCGTGGAGAACGATGAGATCTCCTGCTCGCTGGACGACGTGTTGCAGGCGGAGGCGCTCTGCCCGATTGTGCTCGACATCCACCACCACTGGGTGAAGGAGGCGGAGTTCATCACGCCTGACGATCCGCGCATTGAGCGGGTCATCGCCTCCTGGCGCGGCGTGCGGCCGGTGCTGCACTACTCCATCTCCCAGGAGGGAATCATCCCGGAGCAGGGCTTGCCCGATCAGGCCAGCCTCGGCGTGCCGAAAACCAAACTGCGCGCCCACTCGGACTACTACTTCAACAAGGCGCTCAACGACTGGGCGCTCTCCTTTGAGCAGTTTGACATCATGTGCGAAGTGAAGATGAAGAACCTTGCCCGTGACCGGCTCTACGCCTATGCCCTGTTTGGCAAACGCTGA